From one Phocoena sinus isolate mPhoSin1 chromosome 6, mPhoSin1.pri, whole genome shotgun sequence genomic stretch:
- the ORM1 gene encoding alpha-1-acid glycoprotein 1: MVLPWALTVLSLIPLLDAQSPACANLTAVAPITNATLDRLSGKWFYIGSAFRNPEYNESARSIQAAFFYFEPKHAEDKIILRDYQTTENKCVYNSSSVTVYRKNGTLSTYESGREHFADLLLTKHPKTFMLSASWNGKKNVGMSFYADKPEVTQEQKKEFLDAIKCIGIHESEITYSDEKKDLCGPLHMQHEEERKKEEEGS, encoded by the exons ATGGTGCTGCCCTGGGCCCTCACCGTCCTGAGCCTCATTCCTCTGCTGGACGCCCAGAGTCCAGCGTGCGCCAACTTGACGGCGGTGGCGCCCATCACCAATGCCACCCTGGACAGG CTCTCTGGCAAGTGGTTTTATATCGGCTCGGCCTTCCGAAACCCCGAGTACAATGAGTCGGCTAGATCGATCCAGGCAGCTTTCTTTTACTTTGAGCCCAAGCACGCGGAGGACAAGATAATTCTCAGAGATTACCAGACCAC TGAGAACAAGTGCGTCTACAACTCCAGCTCCGTGACGGTCTATCGCAAGAATGGGACCTTGTCTACATACG AGTCGGGTAGAGAGCACTTTGCTGACCTGCTGCTCACCAAGCACCCCAAGACCTTCATGCTTTCTGCCTCCTGGAATGGCAAGAAGAACGTGGGCATGTCCTTCTACG CCGACAAGCCAGAGGTGACCCAGGAGCAGAAGAAAGAGTTCCTTGATGCCATCAAGTGCATAGGCATTCACGAGTCAGAAATCACATACAGCGATGAGAAAAAG GATCTGTGCGGGCCACTGCATATGCAGcatgaggaggaaaggaagaaggaagaggaagggtcCTAG